A portion of the Shewanella sp. SNU WT4 genome contains these proteins:
- the ruvA gene encoding Holliday junction branch migration protein RuvA, with the protein MIGRLQGVLLEKQAPDVLIDVNGVGYEVQMPLSCFYELPELQQSVAIYTHFVVREDAQLLYGFINKQERALFRLLIKTNGVGPKLALTILSGMTASEFVQSVERDDVATLVKLPGVGKKTAERLLVEMRDKLKSLMAASTGNEKEFVLQSNFKPVPQANSAEEDAIAALLSLGYKPAQASRVVSQVMTVDMDSETLIKAALKAML; encoded by the coding sequence ATGATAGGTCGACTGCAAGGAGTCTTGTTAGAAAAACAAGCACCAGATGTATTAATTGACGTGAACGGCGTAGGTTACGAAGTTCAAATGCCGCTTAGCTGTTTTTATGAGTTACCTGAGCTGCAACAATCTGTGGCCATTTATACCCACTTTGTCGTGCGCGAAGATGCGCAGTTGCTTTATGGCTTTATTAATAAGCAAGAGCGCGCCTTATTTCGTTTGTTGATTAAAACCAACGGTGTTGGCCCGAAATTAGCGTTAACCATTTTATCTGGTATGACGGCCAGTGAATTTGTGCAAAGTGTTGAGCGCGATGATGTTGCCACCTTAGTGAAGTTACCTGGGGTTGGTAAGAAAACTGCCGAGCGTTTACTGGTTGAAATGCGCGACAAGCTTAAATCGTTAATGGCTGCATCCACGGGCAACGAAAAAGAGTTTGTGTTGCAGTCTAACTTTAAGCCTGTACCGCAAGCTAACAGCGCTGAAGAAGATGCCATTGCCGCGTTATTGTCACTTGGCTATAAGCCAGCGCAGGCAAGCCGAGTGGTGAGTCAAGTCATGACGGTTGACATGGACAGTGAAACCCTGATTAAAGCCGCCCTTAAGGCCATGTTATAA
- the ruvC gene encoding crossover junction endodeoxyribonuclease RuvC — MAIILGVDPGSRITGYGVIKCVGRQQIYLGSGCIRTSSDQLPLRLKQIFDGLTQIISQFQPDEFAIEKVFMAKNADSALKLGQARGAAIVAAMNGDLPVAEYTATQIKNSVVGTGRAEKAQVQHMVTALLKLPAAPQADAADALAVAMCHYHTNQSLVALGGRASSRSYGRYK; from the coding sequence ATGGCCATCATATTGGGTGTTGATCCAGGTTCAAGGATCACAGGTTATGGCGTTATCAAGTGCGTCGGTCGGCAACAAATCTATTTGGGCAGCGGTTGTATCCGCACTTCATCCGATCAATTACCTTTGCGCCTAAAGCAAATTTTTGATGGTCTTACCCAAATCATTAGTCAGTTTCAGCCCGATGAATTTGCCATTGAAAAAGTCTTTATGGCAAAAAATGCCGATTCCGCGTTAAAACTAGGGCAGGCGCGTGGCGCCGCCATAGTCGCGGCCATGAATGGTGATTTACCGGTTGCTGAATATACCGCCACTCAGATAAAAAACTCGGTAGTCGGGACGGGCCGCGCCGAAAAAGCACAAGTGCAGCATATGGTGACGGCCTTATTAAAATTACCAGCGGCGCCGCAAGCCGACGCCGCAGATGCATTGGCAGTAGCCATGTGTCATTATCACACCAATCAAAGCTTGGTGGCCTTGGGCGGCCGAGCGAGTTCACGCAGCTATGGAAGATATAAATGA
- a CDS encoding YebC/PmpR family DNA-binding transcriptional regulator, producing the protein MAGHSKWDNIKHRKAAQDAKRGKLFTKFIRELTVSAREGGSDPDANPRLRAAIDKALSNNMTRDTVERAVKRGAGETDGAALETIVYEGYGPGGTAVMVECMTDNRNRTVSAVRNAFSKSGGNLGTDGSVAYLFTKLGVISFAASVDEDALMDAALDAGADDVVTHDDGSVDVFTQPENFGAVKDSLDAANFDAINAEVTMVPATKALLDADSAPTFLRLIDILEDNDDVQEVYHNADISDDVMDTLV; encoded by the coding sequence ATGGCCGGACATAGCAAGTGGGATAACATTAAGCATCGCAAAGCGGCGCAAGATGCTAAGCGCGGTAAACTCTTTACTAAATTTATTCGAGAACTGACCGTCTCTGCCCGCGAAGGTGGTTCAGATCCCGATGCCAATCCAAGATTACGCGCCGCCATAGATAAAGCCTTATCTAATAACATGACGCGCGATACCGTTGAGCGCGCCGTTAAACGTGGCGCTGGTGAAACCGATGGCGCCGCCTTAGAAACCATAGTTTATGAAGGTTATGGCCCAGGTGGCACAGCCGTGATGGTTGAATGCATGACAGATAATCGCAATCGCACTGTCTCTGCCGTTAGAAATGCATTTTCTAAATCCGGTGGTAACTTAGGTACCGATGGCAGTGTTGCCTACCTCTTTACTAAGCTTGGCGTGATTTCATTTGCTGCCAGTGTTGATGAAGACGCTCTGATGGACGCGGCGCTTGACGCTGGCGCTGATGATGTTGTGACTCATGACGATGGCTCGGTGGATGTCTTTACCCAGCCAGAAAATTTTGGCGCGGTAAAAGATAGTTTAGATGCTGCAAACTTTGACGCCATCAATGCCGAAGTTACTATGGTGCCAGCAACTAAAGCTCTGCTTGATGCCGATAGCGCGCCGACATTTTTGCGATTGATAGATATCCTTGAAGATAATGATGATGTGCAAGAGGTGTATCACAACGCTGATATCAGCGATGACGTCATGGACACGCTAGTTTAA